The nucleotide sequence ATCGATGTGATGTACCCCTCTGTGGCGATGCGGATGTGACCTTGCAGTGGCTGAACCGGGAATTGCGGGGGTTGGGGCTATCCCGCCACGCCCGGGGAACGCAACTCGTCGCCCTCGAATCCGTGCCGGCGGAATTCAAAACCCAGAATGTGTTCCTCGCCCTTCAGCGATATTTGCCCCAGAACACCCGCTATACCGTCGACATCGGTGAGCACATGTCGTATGTCATTCATTACATGCGGGTCCTGGACTACGATTCCTATGAGATTAACGTGCACTTTGGCCCGATGGGGATCGCCATTGGGTCGGCCATCGGGTATGCCCTCGCCGATCCCACCCGCCCCGTGGTGTGCATCACAGGAGACGGGTGTTTCTTTATGCACGGTATGGAGGTTCTCACCGCAAAGGAGTATCGGTTGCCCATTCTGTTTATCGTGATCAACAACGGGCGGCTCGGGATGGTGCATCACGGACATCTTTTGCAATATCATCGCGCTCACCCCCGGTTTCAACAAGATCCCGTGAACATCGCCGGCATAGCGGCTCACCTGGGGGTCCCCGCTTTACGGGTGGAGCGGTTTGATGATCTTGCCGATGCCAGGGTGGAGAATCTGTTGCAGGCGGACGGACCCGCGGTTTTGGACGTCGCTCTGGTGGACAACCAGGTGCCTCCCATGGGGGATCGGGTTAAGTTTCTATCATCTTTTGGCCATTGAACCCAGCAGCCCCTGTAACTTGGACTGGCAGGACACTTCGGCATCCACGGCGGCACGGTTGTTCGCGGCGCGGGGATCGATGGGGAGCAGAATCTCCACCGTGGTCCCCGCCCCCACCTCACTTTCAAAATGCATCTGTCCTCCGTGACTCTCGATGATCTGGTAACTCATGGTCAATCCTAAACCCACCCCTTTCTCTTTGGTGGTGAAAAAGGGCTCCCCCAGGCGGGGCAGGCTGTCTTCGGGGATCCCCATCCCTTCATCGATGACCCGGATAAGAATGGTCCGATCGTCCTCTTGCCTGGCTTGTACCACGATCTGTCCGCCGCGGGGCATTGCCTCTATCGCGTTTTTTAATAAATTCACCAGCACCTGCTTGAGACGGTTTTCGTCGCAGAGAACGGCGGGGAGGGCCGGATCACAGTCAGTGGCGATTTGAACGTTGCTCAAGATAGCCTGAGTACGCAAAAGAGCGACCACCGTCTCGATTAACACCTTGAGGTCGTGAAATTGAAACTGTACGTCCACGGGTTTCGCCAGGATCAGCAGTTCGTTGATGATCAACTCGATCCGGTCCAACTCGGAGAGCATGATGTTGAAATATTCGTCCTTTGTGTGCACATTGGATTGCAGCAACTGGACGAACCCCTTCAAAGCCGTGAGGGGGTTGCGGATCTCATGGGCTACCCCCGCCGCGAGCTGTCCCACTACCGACAGCTTTTCCGATTTAATCATCAGTTCTTCGGAGCGCTTCCTTTCGGTGACATCTTTGAAGACCACCACAGCCCCTTGGATCCTTCCACCGTCCCTCATCGGCGTGCTCACATAATCCACCGGAAAGGTGGATCCGTCTTTGCGCCGGAACAATTCATCGGTGGCCTGGATCGGTTGGCCGGTTTGGATGGGAGACAGGATGGGGCACGCAGCGAGGGTGCAGCCTTTGTCTTCGCTCTTTCCGTGCCAGAAGACATCGTGTTGCGGGAGGCCGATGATTTCCCCCGGCTCGCGCCCGACCAGGCGGGCCGCTGCGGGATTGCAGAAAGTGATCCTTCCATTCTCGTCCAACTCGTAGATTCCTTCGGTAACCGAATCCAGGATTAAGGTCGTCCGGGTGGAGAGCTTGCGCAGTTCCTCCACCAAGTTCTCCAACATGCGGTTTTTCTCTTTGAGCTCGGTGGTTCGCTGACGTACAATGGCTTCGAGTTGTTCAAAACGCATGGCGTTGGACAATGCCGTAGAGGTCGCGTCTACAATGGATTCGGCCAGGTGCATTTGGGTCTCGGTGTAGGTGCGTGGGACGCCAAGGCTGACCACTGCGACGACGCCGAGTACGTCCCCGGCCACCACGAGGGGGATCATGTACACACCCCGAATGCCAAATCGCTCACAGGCCTCGCGGTTGGGCCGGGGATCCTTCTCCACATCGGGCACCAAGGCGGAACGTTTGCTCCGGATAACGTCTTGGAATAAAAGATCTTCTTCATAATTCAGTTGCAATTTTTGGTGAACCGCTTTCCAATCTTGCTCGGTCCAGTCGGCGCTGCGGTTGAGCCGGACCGGGCGAAACCGGGCCCCGATGGCGTCGGCGATGTGAATGCCGATGTTGGGATTGTCCACAGCCCGGCTGACAAAACGGAAACAGACATTGAGGACTTCTTCGATGGTTTTACACAGGGATAGGTGATGCAGGGCATCGATGAGCAGCTGCTTTTCCGTCAGCAGAGCGTTGGCGTGTTGAAAAAGTTTTGCATTGCGCAGGGCCACGGCGGCCATGTTCACATAAGCCGTGATGGACTCAATTTCCTCCCGGCTCAAGTACATGGGAGAACCGTGGTTGAACAGAAAGGCGAGGCCGAATAATTCATGATCGAAAGAGATGGGCACAACCAGAAGGGATCTCATCTGGAACCGCATAATGACGTCGCGGTCTGGACGAGGGTCCAGGGCGGTGTCCGGTATGTAAATCATCTTTCTTTCCGATACCACTTGGGCGATGAGGGCGTCTTTTGTCGGGTCCGCCACCAGTTGATCCAGGGTGATTCCCGCGATCTGATCAGGTTTCCCCACGAACCCCCGAAAGGTGCCATTGGGCTCCGCCAAATAGATCCCGACCGCCGTGCACTGGATGATCTCCTCGGAGATGGCGGTGACCACGTGTTCTAACACGGCTCGCAAATCAAAGTTCGAATTGATCAACTGGGTAATCTGGGCGAGCCGCAGGTATCGGGTTTGATCGGACATGTCCACCCACTCCTGTCTACATTTGTATGAAAACTGGGAACGAAAACCCCCTGTTGTGAACATAGATCAGATCAAACTATGAAGACCATGCTTTGATCCGCCATGGCTGTTGTGCGGTTGATCGACGCGTGCTCCAGTCGGATCATCTCCCTATGAGCATATCAAAATTGCCTCAGCTTGACATCCCGTTTTCTCAGAATTCTTCCGGAAACCGATTCTACGAACCTGGCCGTATTCCAGCGGCATCTGCGATGAGCAATCCGGCACCGGGAGTTCAGTGCCGGGACCAGTTCCGGTCCAGGGCAAACATATCCTCCTCATCGTGGGGGGATTCCGGACATTCGATCTGGACCGTGACGTGGCCAATGCCAAAGCGTTCTTCGGCAAGGTTCTCCACTTCCTGGATCAAATGTTGCGTGCTGGCGACGGTGAGACAGCCGTCGACCACCACGTGAACGCTCATGGCGTGGCGATTGGATGAAAGGCTCCAAATGTGCAGATCATGGAGGCTGCGGATGCCCGGAATGCTCTGGATAGCTTTGGCCACCTGGCCAAAATCCACCGAAGGCGGCGTGGCCTCCATGAGGACAAGGCAGGAATGCCGGGTCACCCGCCATGCCCCGACGGCGACGGTCATGGCGATGAGGACGCTGATAATGGGGTCGACCAGGGTCCATCCCGTGGTCATGATGATCAGACCGCCGAGGATCACGCCGCCCGAGGCCGCGGCGTCCCCGAGCACGTGCAACATGGCACTGCGGATGTTGAGGTTGTGAGAAGCATCTCGCATGCCCCAGCCGATGTACAGATTGACGATGACGCCCACTGCCGCCGTGGCGAGGAGAACCATGCTATTGACGGGTTCCGGATGGTTCAGCCGCCGATAAGCTTCGGTGCCAATCACAACGGCCACGACGATGAGGGTGACGGCGTTGAAGAGAGCGGCGAGGATGGCCGTGCGATGGTAGCCGAAGGTCATGGCGCCCGTGGGCGGACTCTGGGATTTTCGCACGGCCCACCAAGCGATAAAGAGGGCGAACACGTCGGTGAGCATGTGCACGGCGTCGCTGAGCAAGGCCAGGCTGTTTGACCATAGGCCTCCGACAACTTCCGCCAAAAGCACGACGAATGCCAGGACCAGGGCTTGTTTGAGTTTGTCCTGGGCGACGTGAATCGAGTGGTCGTGGACATGGTCCGATTCCGGGCCGTGGTGGTGTTGCATGGTTGTTCTTCCTTTCACAGGTGTACAGGATTCCCTCTGAACTCCTCATGAACATCCTCAAAGGCGACAATCTTACGGCGACCCCGGCGCAAATTTATAGCCGACCCCGAAGACCGTGAGGATATAGCTCGGGTTTTTCGGATTGGGTTCGATCTTCTGCCGCAAATTCTTGATATGCTGGTCGATGGTACGCACATCCCCCTCGTAGTCGAACCCGCCCAGTTTGAGAATCAAGTCTTCCCGGGTCAACGGGCGATCCGGATGGCGGGCGAGAGTCAGGAGAAGGCGGTATTCGAAGGGGGTCAGCGGGACAAGCACCCCTTTGCGGTAGACTTCCTGGCGCCCGGCGTCGATCACCAGTTCGCCATTGCGAAAGGTGACGGTGTCCGCCAACAGCTCTTCAGGGGACACCCGGCGGAGAATGGCTTGAATTCGGGCCACAAGTTCCCGGGGGCTGAAGGGTTTTGTCACATAATCGTCGGCCCCAAGGGACAAGCCGCGTATGCGGTCCGTTTCCCCGGCTTTTGCCGTGAGCATGAGGATGGGGACTGAAGTGTGGGCGCGGATCTTTTTGCACAATTCTTCTCCGGGCGTATCTGGCAGCAGGAGGTCCAGGACTACCAAAGCTACGGGCTCCCGTTGCAATAAGTCCCACGCCTCGTCTCCCCTCGCCGCTTGAAGCGGGTGGTAACCGGCCTTCTTCAGGTAGGAAGCGACCACATCCCGCAGTTTCTGCTCGTCTTCGACAATGAGAATGTTTCTCGGTTTCCGATTCACCGTCCGCTCCCCCTTTGGCGGCACCGCCCCGGATTAAGAATATGGTACCATACGGATATTCAGCTTGCAGTGCGGAGGGTGAAGACCTGTGGTTCGTTTCGAGAGTCTCCGAACCCGATTGACCGCCTTTTTTCTCGCCGCGGCCGCCGGGAGCACCCTGATGACCGGCCTCATCGTACTCGTCGAGGCACATTATCATGTTCAGATGTATGAGCGGCAGGTCAAAGAGGGCGGTTACGCGGTGCACGCTTTAAATGTTCACCTCGAACAAGCCCTGCAGCAGTCGGTGGGGTGGACGTCCATCGGCATGGTCATTCTCGCCGGTGCGGTCAGCGTGTACGTGGCCAGGCGGATTGCCGGGCCCTTGGTGGAAATGACCCGGACCGCGGGGCGGATGGCAGCCGGGGAATTGGACGTTCGTGTAGCGGCGACGGGCCGGGATGAGGTGGCGAAATTGGGGCGCGCCCTGAACCATCTGGCCGAGGCCCTCGCCCGCCAGGAGGACTCGCGGAAAACGATGACGGCGGATATCGCCCACGAATTGCGGACCCCTCTGGCGACGTTAAAAAGCCACCTCGAAGCCTTTTTGGATGGGGTGTGGGAGCCCGATGAGGCTCGCCTGCGCGGTTGCTACGAGGAGATTGAGCGGCTGATTCGCCTGGTCCGGGATGTGGAGGCGCTGGCGGAGTTGGAGGCTCCCGGCTTTCGTTTACAGCCCACGAGGGTGAATTTGTGCGATGTATTGGGCCGGGCGGTTGCCCTTTATCGCCCGAGTTATTTTCAAAAAGGTGTCGATCTTGCGATGGAGTGCGCAGGGCCGGTGTGGGCGGAAGCTGATCCCGAGCGATTGACCCAGGTGGTGACCAATCTTCTGTCCAATGCGCTCAAAGCGACGCCCCAAGAGGGAAAGGTTACGGTGAGCGCGGAGACCGCCGGGGTTTGGCGGGTGATCCGGATTCAGGATACCGGGAGAGGAATACCACCCCAAGAGCTGGCGAAGGTGTTTGAACGATTTTACCAGGTGGGCCAGCGGCGTTCCCGCGATGGGGGGGCGGGGATTGGACTGACCATCGTGAAGCGGCTTGTCGAGGCGCACGGCGGAAGGGTGCAGATTCACAGCGAGTTGGGAAAGGGAACGATGGTACGGGTGGACTTGCCCGGCTTCGGTTCTTCATCGGATCTTCATAACTCTCCTGTACCTTAAGGACGAATGGTGAGCAACAGGGGGGTGAAGCCATGAAGGGTTTTGGACGCAGAGGGTGGGCAATTTTGACGGTCATCGTCCTTTTGGTTGGAGCGGGGATCGGTTGGGCGGCGTACCACCGCGGGGCTGGCCCAGTGAGATCGGCGCAGGACCCAGGGGTGTCGATGTCCGTGTCTACCGACGATCAGGGGCGCCCGCTGAAAACCTGGACCATTGTTGCCAAACCCGCCCGCTGGGAAATTGCTCCGGGGGTGGATGTCCAGGCCTTGACCTACGGGGGAACGGTTCCGGGCACGACCATCGAGGTCCGTCAGGGCGACCACGTGCGGGTCAAGCTGGTGAACCAACTGTCGGTGCCCACCTCGATCCATTGGCACGGCTATCCCGTCCCGGCGTCCATGGATGGGGTTCCGGGGATCACCCAGGATCCCGTACAGCCGGGACAGAGCTTTGTGTATGACTTTATCGCTACAGTGCCGGGCACTTACTGGTATCACTCGCACATGGACAGTGCGAACCAGGTGGATGAAGGCCTCTACGGCCCCTTGATCGTATTGCCGAAGACAATTCCTCCGGACCAGAAGACCGACCGAGATTACACGCTGGTTTTGGATGAGTGGTCCACCATGATGGGCGGTGCTGCCCAAGGGATGATGGACCAGGGGGGCATGGGCATGGGGCACGGGCCGGGGGGAATGGGACACGAGGGGATGTCTGGAGGCAGGGACGCACCCACAGCCCCGCAAGGTCCAGTTTCCGCCGACCAGGGTGACCCGGGAATGAGCCATGACCAGATGATGAAGATGATGTATAACATTTACACGGTGAATGGCCGTTCGGGTTCCATGATCGCCCCCATGGACGTAAAGCCGGGGGAGACGGTGCGGTTGCGGTTCATCAATGCCGGATATCTGACCCACC is from Kyrpidia tusciae DSM 2912 and encodes:
- a CDS encoding cation diffusion facilitator family transporter, yielding MQHHHGPESDHVHDHSIHVAQDKLKQALVLAFVVLLAEVVGGLWSNSLALLSDAVHMLTDVFALFIAWWAVRKSQSPPTGAMTFGYHRTAILAALFNAVTLIVVAVVIGTEAYRRLNHPEPVNSMVLLATAAVGVIVNLYIGWGMRDASHNLNIRSAMLHVLGDAAASGGVILGGLIIMTTGWTLVDPIISVLIAMTVAVGAWRVTRHSCLVLMEATPPSVDFGQVAKAIQSIPGIRSLHDLHIWSLSSNRHAMSVHVVVDGCLTVASTQHLIQEVENLAEERFGIGHVTVQIECPESPHDEEDMFALDRNWSRH
- a CDS encoding response regulator transcription factor — translated: MNRKPRNILIVEDEQKLRDVVASYLKKAGYHPLQAARGDEAWDLLQREPVALVVLDLLLPDTPGEELCKKIRAHTSVPILMLTAKAGETDRIRGLSLGADDYVTKPFSPRELVARIQAILRRVSPEELLADTVTFRNGELVIDAGRQEVYRKGVLVPLTPFEYRLLLTLARHPDRPLTREDLILKLGGFDYEGDVRTIDQHIKNLRQKIEPNPKNPSYILTVFGVGYKFAPGSP
- a CDS encoding GAF domain-containing sensor histidine kinase, producing the protein MSDQTRYLRLAQITQLINSNFDLRAVLEHVVTAISEEIIQCTAVGIYLAEPNGTFRGFVGKPDQIAGITLDQLVADPTKDALIAQVVSERKMIYIPDTALDPRPDRDVIMRFQMRSLLVVPISFDHELFGLAFLFNHGSPMYLSREEIESITAYVNMAAVALRNAKLFQHANALLTEKQLLIDALHHLSLCKTIEEVLNVCFRFVSRAVDNPNIGIHIADAIGARFRPVRLNRSADWTEQDWKAVHQKLQLNYEEDLLFQDVIRSKRSALVPDVEKDPRPNREACERFGIRGVYMIPLVVAGDVLGVVAVVSLGVPRTYTETQMHLAESIVDATSTALSNAMRFEQLEAIVRQRTTELKEKNRMLENLVEELRKLSTRTTLILDSVTEGIYELDENGRITFCNPAAARLVGREPGEIIGLPQHDVFWHGKSEDKGCTLAACPILSPIQTGQPIQATDELFRRKDGSTFPVDYVSTPMRDGGRIQGAVVVFKDVTERKRSEELMIKSEKLSVVGQLAAGVAHEIRNPLTALKGFVQLLQSNVHTKDEYFNIMLSELDRIELIINELLILAKPVDVQFQFHDLKVLIETVVALLRTQAILSNVQIATDCDPALPAVLCDENRLKQVLVNLLKNAIEAMPRGGQIVVQARQEDDRTILIRVIDEGMGIPEDSLPRLGEPFFTTKEKGVGLGLTMSYQIIESHGGQMHFESEVGAGTTVEILLPIDPRAANNRAAVDAEVSCQSKLQGLLGSMAKR
- a CDS encoding multicopper oxidase family protein — its product is MKGFGRRGWAILTVIVLLVGAGIGWAAYHRGAGPVRSAQDPGVSMSVSTDDQGRPLKTWTIVAKPARWEIAPGVDVQALTYGGTVPGTTIEVRQGDHVRVKLVNQLSVPTSIHWHGYPVPASMDGVPGITQDPVQPGQSFVYDFIATVPGTYWYHSHMDSANQVDEGLYGPLIVLPKTIPPDQKTDRDYTLVLDEWSTMMGGAAQGMMDQGGMGMGHGPGGMGHEGMSGGRDAPTAPQGPVSADQGDPGMSHDQMMKMMYNIYTVNGRSGSMIAPMDVKPGETVRLRFINAGYLTHLVHLQGQPFRVVATDGRATSLSPEVTDRALAIGAGERYDVIFTATHSFAIDLHDGTPAAPRTVIPVRVAGDGNTVAAPDHESVPTLNMTTYENGAGVKDATTWDASYTWHLNSAIVNGQLAYTINGKVWPYTDPIAVKTGDRVKVTLINDGQSDHPMHLHGHVFRVLTRNGVPVQGDVEKDTLLVRPGETYEIGFVADNPGVWVFHCHDLHHAAAGMMSDVEYQDYHSPYPVDKARAGE
- a CDS encoding sensor histidine kinase, which gives rise to MVRFESLRTRLTAFFLAAAAGSTLMTGLIVLVEAHYHVQMYERQVKEGGYAVHALNVHLEQALQQSVGWTSIGMVILAGAVSVYVARRIAGPLVEMTRTAGRMAAGELDVRVAATGRDEVAKLGRALNHLAEALARQEDSRKTMTADIAHELRTPLATLKSHLEAFLDGVWEPDEARLRGCYEEIERLIRLVRDVEALAELEAPGFRLQPTRVNLCDVLGRAVALYRPSYFQKGVDLAMECAGPVWAEADPERLTQVVTNLLSNALKATPQEGKVTVSAETAGVWRVIRIQDTGRGIPPQELAKVFERFYQVGQRRSRDGGAGIGLTIVKRLVEAHGGRVQIHSELGKGTMVRVDLPGFGSSSDLHNSPVP